A region from the Acyrthosiphon pisum isolate AL4f chromosome A1, pea_aphid_22Mar2018_4r6ur, whole genome shotgun sequence genome encodes:
- the LOC100573640 gene encoding uncharacterized protein LOC100573640, translating into MMEVVYTFCTSIFDHIFGYLEYILLNGSGNNVPLSASTTVLSMTEIESPERIQIDKNETCRKMQNDVHSPGINNRFKKKETLQKKINFEFGNTEPECYYNNIETLKTAMNSSGLYYGIFYENMKCNETKIIEDEAKKFHFFESMGRDIMGTGKNSTISTKTQKRID; encoded by the exons atgatggaagtagtttatacattttgtactagTATTTTCGACCACATATTTGGGTACTTAGAATATATTTTGCTTAATGGCAGCGGAAATAATGTTCCACTGAGCGCTAGTACTACGGTTCTTTCAATGACTGAAATAGAATCTCCAGAAAGAATTCAAATTGACAAGAATGAAACGTGCCGAAAAATGCAAAATGATGTTCATAGTCCTGGAATCAAtaacagatttaaaaaaaaagaaactttgcagaaaaaaatcaatttcgaATTTGGAAACACAGAACCtgagtgttattataataatatcgaaacaCTAAAAACAGCCATGAATAGTAGTGGTTTATACTATGGAATATTCTATGAAAATATG AAATGCaatgaaacaaaaatcataGAAGACGAAGCGaaaaagtttcatttttttgaatCCATGGGCCGAGATATAATGGGAACTGGGAAGAACTCGACAATCTCGACCAAAACTCAAAAGCgcattgattaa
- the LOC100168884 gene encoding dolichyl-diphosphooligosaccharide--protein glycosyltransferase subunit STT3A — translation MSSTVLYKPLLFGMSSEKQESFLKMTILTTAAVLSFATRLFSVLRFESVIHEFDPYFNYRTTQYLAEEGFYKFHNWFDDRAWYPLGRIIGGTIYPGLMITSTVIYNSLHFINLTLEIRNICVFLAPLFSSFTTIITFLLTKELKDTRAGLIAAAMIAIVPGYISRSVAGSYDNEAIAIFCMLLTYYAWIKSVKTGSILWSAFTALAYFYMVSSWGGYVFLINLIPMHVFVLMVTGRFSHRIYVAYSTVYCIGTILSMQISFVGFQPVQTSEHMMALGVFGLCQILGGINYLRTKIVGDDFQTLFQFIIYLIGGTVIAFGTLLTITGKIAPWTGRFYTLLDPSYAKNHIPIIASVSEHQPTSWSSFYFDLHIQVFLFPVGLYFCFSKLTDANIFVILYGVTSIYFAGVMVRLMLVLAPVMCILSGIGASSMLSTYMTQYLEGSSKVPEKKLKKNESSKSMKSEIATAFVTMLTFMLISYVFHCTWVTSEAYSSPSIVLSARSHDGSQVIFDDFREAYYWLRMNTAEDARVMSWWDYGYQITAMANRTILVDNNTWNNTHISRVGQAMSSGEDEAYEIMRELDVDYVLVIFGGVVGYSSDDINKFLWMVRIGGSTEKGRHIKESDYYSPSGEFRVDKEGSKKLKNSLMYKMCYYRFGQVFSEGGKPAGYDRVRNAEIGVKNVTLHVVDEAYTTEHWLVRIYRVKDYDNRGGKMKPNKVSTYYEQ, via the exons ATGAGTTCCACCGTGTTATATAAGCCATTGCTGTTTGGCATGTCCAGCGAAAAACAAGAATCTTTTTTAAAGATGACAATCTTGACAACTGCAGCAGtactat cttTTGCAACAAGACTTTTTTCTGTACTTCGATTTGAAAGTGTTATTCATGAATTTGATCCTTACTTCAATTATCGTACAACACAATATCTTGCAGAAGAAGGATTTTATAAGTTTCATAATTGGTTTGATGATCGGGCATGGTATCCACTTGGTAGAATTATTGGag GTACAATTTACCCAGGCTTAATGATAACGTCAACCGTCATATACAACTCTCttcattttatcaatttaacttTAGAAATTAGGAACATATGTGTATTTTTAGCACCTTTGTTTTCTAGTTTTACTACTATAATTACATTCCTTCTAACTAAAGAGTTAAAAGACACCCGGGCCGGACTTATTGCAGCTGCCATGATAGCAATTGTTCCAGGATATATATCTCGTTCGGTTGCTGGATCTTATGATAATGaag CTATTGCTATTTTTTGTATGCTTTTGACTTATTACGCATGGATCAAATCGGTGAAAACGGGTAGTATTCTGTGGTCTGCATTTACTGCacttgcatatttttatatg gtatcatCTTGGGGTGGATATGTGTTCTTAATCAATTTAATACCAATGCATGTGTTTGTTTTAATGGTTACTGGACGTTTTTCACATAGAATTTATGTAGCATATAGTACAGTATACTGTATTGGTACTATATTGTCTATGCAAATATCATTTGTTGGGTTCCAACCAGTCCAAACTTCTGAACATATGAtg GCTTTAGGTGTATTTGGCTTGTGTCAAATACTTGGTGGGATAAATTACTTGCGAACAAAGATTGTTGGAGATGATTTTCAGACATTGTTccagtttattatatatttaatcggAGGCACTGTAATTGCTTTTGGTACTTTACTTACAATAactg gaaaaattgCTCCATGGACTGGCCGTTTCTATACATTATTGGATCCATCTTATGCTAAAAATCACATACCGATCATTGCATCTGTTTCTGAACATCAACCTACATCTTGGTCTTCGTTTTATTTTGACTTGCACATACAGGTTTTCCTGTTTCCTGttggattatatttttgtttctcaAAACTTACAGATGCTAATATTTTTGTGATACTTTATGGAGTTACCAGCATTTACTTTGCT gGTGTAATGGTACGCTTAATGTTAGTTCTTGCTCCAGTAATGTGTATCTTATCTGGTATTGGTGCTTCTTCTATGTTATCAACTTACATGACACAATACCTTGAGGGTTCATCAAAAGTacccgaaaaaaaattaaagaaaaatgaaaGTAGTAAATCAATGAAAAGTGAA atTGCTACTGCATTTGTAACAATGTTAACATTTATGCTGATTTCTTATGTGTTTCATTGTACATGGGTTACTTCGGAAGCATATAGTTCGCCAAGTATTGTATTGTCAGCTCGCTCACATGATGGTTCTCAAGTTATTTTTGATGATTTCAGAGAAGCATATTACTGGCTACGTATGAATACAGCcgaa gatGCTCGAGTAATGTCATGGTGGGATTATGGTTATCAAATTACAGCTATGGCCAATAGAACAATTTTAGTGGATAATAACACTTGGAATAACACTCACATTTCTAGAGTTGGTCAAGCTATGTCATCTGGCGAAGACGAAGCTTATGAGATAATGAGAGAACTAGATGTTGACTATGTGCTAGTAATTTTTGGTGGTGTCGTTGGTTATTCATCAgatg atataaacaaatttttatggATGGTACGCATTGGAGGATCGACTGAAAAAGGTAGACATATTAAAGAGTCTGATTATTACTCTCCAAGTGGAGAATTTCGTGTGGATAAAGAAGGTtcaaagaaattgaaaaactcattgatgtataaaatgtgttaCTATAGATTTGGTCAAGTTTTTTCAGAAGGag gtaagccAGCTGGTTATGATCGTGTTCGTAATGCAGAGATTGGggtaaaaaatgtaacattacACGTAGTTGACGAAGCATATACAACTGAACATTGGCTTGTTCGTATATACAGGGTAAAGGACTACGATAATCGAGGAGGTAAAATGAAGCCAAACAAAGTATCAACTTACTATGAAcaatga